From a single Hymenobacter sp. YIM 151500-1 genomic region:
- a CDS encoding DUF2490 domain-containing protein, whose product MAAPVVLPALARWAGAGLLAAGLLLAARPAAAQNTRLNDRNTIGWLTNTTTLRFAERWSGHLEYQFRRENGLADWQQSLLRTGVNYQVNDRLTVRLGYAWIETFPYGDYPIQAAGRQFPEHRIYQMATLSNPIGRVEVSHRFMLEQRWFGRFLSPTSPDPDEWVYVNRLRYMARVQVPLSQPGPGGRGPYAAAYDEIFLGFGRNVNENVFDQNRLALLLGYRFGPAFRIEGGFFQQRLQLPREIEGRNVFQRNNGFIVNTVVNLDLRRSTPATPAN is encoded by the coding sequence ATGGCGGCACCGGTAGTACTGCCGGCCCTGGCCCGCTGGGCTGGGGCCGGCCTGCTGGCGGCGGGCCTGCTGCTGGCTGCCAGGCCCGCCGCGGCCCAGAACACCCGCCTCAACGACCGGAATACCATCGGCTGGCTTACCAACACCACTACGCTGCGCTTTGCCGAGCGGTGGAGCGGCCACCTGGAGTACCAGTTCCGCCGCGAAAACGGCTTGGCCGACTGGCAGCAGAGCCTGCTGCGCACCGGGGTCAATTACCAGGTCAACGACCGGCTGACGGTGCGCCTGGGGTACGCCTGGATTGAAACGTTTCCCTACGGCGACTACCCCATTCAGGCGGCGGGCCGGCAGTTTCCTGAGCACCGTATCTACCAGATGGCCACGCTCAGCAACCCCATCGGCCGCGTCGAGGTCAGCCACCGGTTTATGCTGGAGCAGCGCTGGTTTGGCCGTTTCCTCAGCCCCACCAGCCCCGACCCCGACGAGTGGGTGTACGTGAACCGCCTGCGCTACATGGCCCGCGTGCAGGTGCCGCTGAGCCAGCCGGGCCCCGGCGGCCGCGGCCCCTACGCCGCTGCCTACGACGAAATCTTTCTTGGTTTCGGCCGCAATGTCAACGAAAACGTGTTCGACCAGAACCGCTTGGCCCTGCTGCTGGGCTACCGGTTCGGGCCGGCGTTCCGGATAGAGGGCGGCTTTTTCCAGCAGCGGCTGCAGCTGCCCCGCGAAATCGAAGGCCGCAACGTGTTTCAGCGCAACAACGGCTTTATCGTGAATACCGTGGTAAACCTGGACCTGCGCCGCTCCACCCCCGCCACCCCGGCTAACTAA
- the moeB gene encoding molybdopterin-synthase adenylyltransferase MoeB, whose amino-acid sequence MLTADEQHRYRRHVQLPEIGEAGQLRLRDARVLVVGAGGLGCPVLQYLAAAGVGTLGIVDSDKVELSNLQRQILYGPDDLGQRKAEVAARALHRLNPLVVTEIHAYRVTLGNVRELVSRYDVVVDGSDNFPTRYLLNDACVSLGKPLVSGAIYKFEGQVSVFNYQGGPTYRCLFPQPPSAQEAPNCEATGVLGVLPGLVGTAQATEALKVVLGLGEVLSGRLWLLDALTFETRTLRFKRRPEQAAITLDTANHDDYADLCGVGVSSVSVPELLRQLHSGNPPFLLDVREPEEYAAGHLPGATLLPLSALDRGAAAVPRHHPVVVYCRSGARSARAVERLQREYGLANLLNLEGGILAWSDVVNKESVE is encoded by the coding sequence ATGCTGACTGCCGACGAACAACACCGCTACCGCCGCCACGTGCAGCTGCCCGAAATCGGGGAGGCGGGGCAGCTGCGCCTGCGCGACGCCCGCGTGCTAGTGGTGGGCGCCGGGGGGCTGGGCTGCCCGGTGCTGCAATACCTGGCCGCTGCCGGCGTGGGCACGCTGGGCATCGTCGACTCCGACAAAGTGGAGCTGAGCAACCTGCAACGCCAGATTTTGTACGGCCCCGACGACCTGGGCCAGCGCAAAGCCGAGGTGGCAGCTCGGGCCCTGCACCGCCTCAACCCGCTGGTCGTCACCGAAATTCACGCCTACCGTGTCACGCTCGGCAACGTGCGGGAGCTAGTGAGCCGCTACGACGTGGTGGTGGACGGCTCCGACAACTTCCCCACCCGCTACCTGCTCAACGACGCCTGCGTGAGCCTGGGCAAGCCCCTGGTGTCGGGAGCCATTTATAAGTTTGAGGGGCAAGTTTCGGTGTTCAACTACCAGGGCGGCCCCACCTACCGCTGCCTGTTTCCGCAGCCGCCCTCGGCCCAGGAGGCGCCCAATTGCGAGGCCACCGGCGTGCTGGGCGTGCTGCCCGGCCTGGTGGGCACGGCCCAGGCCACCGAGGCGCTGAAAGTGGTGCTGGGCCTGGGCGAGGTGCTGAGCGGGCGGCTCTGGCTGCTCGATGCCCTCACGTTCGAGACGCGCACCCTGCGCTTCAAGCGCCGCCCCGAGCAGGCCGCCATCACCCTCGACACGGCCAACCACGACGACTACGCCGACCTCTGCGGCGTGGGCGTCAGCTCCGTTTCGGTGCCGGAGCTGCTGCGGCAGCTTCATTCCGGTAATCCGCCTTTCCTGCTGGATGTGCGGGAGCCGGAAGAATACGCCGCCGGCCACCTGCCCGGCGCCACCCTGCTGCCCCTCAGCGCCCTCGACCGGGGTGCCGCCGCCGTGCCCCGCCACCACCCGGTGGTAGTATACTGCCGCTCCGGGGCCCGCAGTGCCCGCGCCGTGGAGCGCCTCCAACGTGAGTATGGCTTAGCCAACCTGCTGAACCTGGAAGGCGGCATCCTGGCCTGGTCGGATGTCGTGAACAAAGAATCGGTAGAGTAA
- the fdhD gene encoding formate dehydrogenase accessory sulfurtransferase FdhD, whose amino-acid sequence MDILLPPTSYDYVTVQRVQGQDVATASDVLAAEEPLEIRVGYGPAGQRQHRTLSITMRTPGHDFELAAGFLFTEGIIRGRQDLTGVIYCADVEKEEERENVVRAELAVGAAVDLPRLERHFYTSSSCGVCGKTSIEAVHASACPVLPAAGPHVAASVIHQLPERQRAAQALFEQTGGLHASALFSPAGELLLLREDVGRHNALDKVIGAALLQEQLPLHNAVLLVSGRASFELVQKAAVAGIPVLAAVGAPSSLAVQAAHDFGMTLCGFVRQNRYNIYTHPWRITEK is encoded by the coding sequence ATGGACATTCTGCTGCCTCCTACCAGCTACGACTACGTGACCGTGCAGCGGGTGCAGGGCCAGGACGTAGCCACGGCCTCCGACGTGCTGGCCGCCGAGGAACCCCTGGAAATCCGGGTGGGCTACGGGCCGGCGGGGCAGCGCCAGCACCGCACCTTGTCTATCACCATGCGCACGCCTGGCCACGACTTCGAGCTGGCCGCCGGCTTCTTGTTCACCGAAGGCATCATCCGGGGCCGCCAGGACCTGACCGGGGTTATCTACTGCGCCGATGTGGAAAAAGAGGAGGAGCGGGAAAACGTGGTGCGCGCCGAGCTGGCCGTCGGGGCGGCCGTGGACCTGCCCCGGTTGGAGCGCCACTTCTACACCAGCAGTAGCTGCGGGGTCTGCGGCAAAACCAGCATCGAGGCCGTGCACGCCAGCGCCTGCCCAGTGCTGCCCGCTGCCGGCCCCCACGTAGCGGCTAGCGTCATTCATCAGCTGCCCGAGCGGCAGCGCGCGGCCCAGGCCTTGTTTGAGCAAACCGGCGGCCTGCACGCCTCGGCCCTATTTTCGCCCGCGGGCGAGCTGCTGCTGCTGCGCGAAGACGTGGGCCGCCACAACGCCCTCGACAAGGTAATCGGGGCGGCCCTGCTTCAGGAGCAGCTACCTCTGCACAACGCGGTGCTGCTGGTCAGCGGCCGGGCTTCGTTTGAATTGGTGCAGAAAGCCGCCGTGGCCGGCATTCCGGTGCTGGCGGCCGTGGGTGCCCCCTCTTCCCTGGCCGTGCAAGCCGCCCACGACTTCGGCATGACCCTCTGCGGCTTCGTGCGTCAAAACCGCTACAACATCTACACCCACCCCTGGCGGATTACAGAAAAGTAA
- a CDS encoding DUF7009 family protein, translating into MKLRIEDNSLRLRLSDDEVAHFAQTGRVESTVKLGPRPEDQLTYALERLPGEDSATTVRVLFVGAALEVRVPPAIAEAWTGSEQIGFSEKIRVTESQELRILVEKDLDCRH; encoded by the coding sequence ATGAAGCTCCGCATCGAAGACAACTCCCTGCGCCTGCGCTTGTCGGACGACGAGGTGGCACATTTTGCCCAAACGGGCCGCGTGGAAAGCACCGTCAAACTGGGCCCGCGGCCCGAAGACCAGCTTACCTACGCCCTGGAGCGCCTGCCCGGCGAAGACTCCGCCACCACGGTGCGGGTGCTGTTTGTGGGGGCCGCCCTGGAGGTGCGCGTGCCGCCCGCTATTGCCGAAGCCTGGACGGGCTCGGAACAAATCGGATTTTCGGAAAAAATAAGAGTGACCGAGAGCCAAGAGCTGCGTATCTTGGTAGAGAAGGACCTGGATTGCAGGCACTAA